A window of Halopseudomonas sabulinigri genomic DNA:
GGCCAGACCGCGAACCTTGCTGGCCAGTTCGGGCTGACTGGCCAGGTGCTGATCCCAGATGTCGGTGTGTTGCTGTGGGCTGATGGCGTATGGGCCAATTGCCTGGTCGCCGCGCTGCAGCGCTGGCAGGCGCGCGGTGGTCAGCAGAGTGCCCAGCAACAGTTGCTCCATGGCAACGCAGCGCACGCCAAGATAGGCGAGGGTCGGTCGCAGTATGTTTTCCAGTAGGTTGTCGGCAGCGCTGAGGGCCAGCAGGTTTAGGGGGAAAAGGTCTTGGGCAGCATTGTCCGGTGTGGGTAAGGCAACTGGGCTGGCAATCACGACTACATCCTGTTTGTTTATATGCCTAAGCTAAAGCGTAGTTGTAATTTGTTGCGGTAAAGCGCTGTTTTTAAATTATTTTAAGGCGTAGGTTTTTTTCGATATAACTGCTTGCTATATAGCGGGACGATTACAAGAAAAATGGATGAAACACCATGAGTAACCCGACTGTGACTGCAGCGACAGTCATTGATGAGCCGGCCTTATTGGCGCAGGAGCGGGGCTTTGCCCGCTTGCGCTTCAGCGCGCAGTTGGAGCCCGGATTTCAGCTGTATCTGCACGCCAAGATGTGCGCACGGGTCAAGATAGTCGCGATCTCGTCGATCTCATTCATGCTGTTTTTCATGTTGCTGGACTACGTCTATCTGCCGCATTGGGTCAGTGATTACACGCTGGTGGTGCGGATGATCGGTTTGCTGGCTATCTGCTTTGCTCTTTTCTATTCCAACCGGGTGGGTAAGGTAGCGCCCAACCGGGCTTTTGCGGTTTCCACACTGGCGTACTTCTGCACCGGGCTGATGATTGCCATGGTGATTATCGTGGCCAGGCTGGCGGAGGTGTCCATACGGGTGACCCATGATGGGCTTTATGTGGTGCTGCTGTCGGGTATGTTTCTGCTGGCGTTGCCCATGCGCCACGCCATCGTCGGCTCCGGGGCCATAGTGGCGGTCTATTTGCTGGCGGAATACGCGATCGGCTCAAGTCGGGCTTTGGTGATATCCAACAGTATTTTCCTGATCAATTTCACCATCATGGGCGCTTTCGGCGCCTATCTGTATGAATACATGCAACGCCGCGCCTACCTCAACGAGCAGCTGCTGGAGGCGGCGCGTAACCGCGCCGAGCGCGAAAGTCAGAGCAAAACGCGTTTTCTGGCCACCGCCAGCCATGATCTGCGGCAGCCGTTGCATGCGATGTCGCTGTTTATTCAGCATTTGTATGAACAGGTCGACAGCCCTGAGGCCAGCAAGACGGTGGCGCGTCTGGCCGACTCTACCCAATTGCTGCAGGCGATGCTCAACTCGCTGCTCGACATGTCGCGCCTGTCGGTGGGCATGGTGCGTGCGCAGGAGCGCTCATTCAATCTCGAGCCCTGGTTGCAGCAGTTGCTGGACAGTCTCGAGCCCTTTGCCAGTCGCCGCAATATTCGGCTGCAGCTGCGTTGCAACAAGGCCTACGCGGTACACAGCGACCCACTGTTGCTGGAACGACTGATTCGCAACTACCTGAACAACGCGCTCATTCATGCCGAGGCGAGTACCGTCAGCATTGAGGTACAGCGGGTGGATGAGCGCCTGCGCATTGCTGTAGTGGACGACGGATGTGGTCTGGCAGAGGCAGATCAGGAGCGGATTTATGAAGAGTTCACCCAGTTGCGCAATCCCGCGCGAACGCTGGACAAGGGCGTGGGCTTGGGCTTGAGCATCTGCCGTCAGATAGTGCACCTGCTGGAGTACCCCTCCGGATTGCAGTCGCACCCCGGCACCGGCTCGCGTTTCTGGTTCGATGTGCCGCTGGGTGAGTGGCAACTGCAGACCCAAGCCCCGCAGCAGCAGCATGCCCCGACCCTGAGTGGCCAGGTAGCGCTGATTGAAAATGACCGTGTCAGCCGTGAAGCCATGCAGGCGTTGCTGTCGGCCTGGGGCTGTATTGTGTGGGCCTTTGAAAGTGCCGAAGAGGCCATTCGCGGGCTGCAGGGCATCACGGTGGATGTGCTGCTGACCGACTATCGGCTGGAGGGCGAGCGAAATGGTTTGATGCTGGTGCGTACGCTACGCGATCAGGCGATCTTTGCCGGCCCGGCGGCGCTGGTTACCGCAGATACCTCAGAGGACGTGACCGAGGCCGCGCGGCTGGCGGATGTGGAGCTGCTGTACAAGCCAGTCTTGCCGGCCCGCTTGCGGCGCGTGGTGCATAACCTGTTGGCGCTGCGGCAGTAAGTTGTTTCCAGGCGCTTGGCAGTGGCTTGTGGCGGGCATCCGTGCCCGGTGAGCGAAAAGAAAATCCGGCTAGAAGCTGACCAGGCCGAGTTTGCGCGCGTTACTTACGCATTCGGTCCGGTTGTGGCACTCGAGCGAGGTGAACAGTGCCTTGAGGTGGGTCTTTACCGTGTCTTCTGAGAGCGACAGACGCTGACAAATCACCTTGTTCGGCAAGCCCTCTGCGAGCAGGTCGAGGATCTCCAGTTGCCTGGGCGTGATGCCGACATCGCGTGCGCTGCTTTGCCGGTCGAGCGGGCGATTTTCATCGCCGATCACCACCTGCACGCCGTAGAGCAGCTGGGTAACGGCATCGAGCAGGGTTTTGCCATCGGCGGTTTTGCTGATGAAGCCGGCCGCGCCCAGTTGCAGTGCTGCGTCCAGATCACTGGGGCTGTTGCTCGCGGTCAGTACCGCGACCGGCACCATGGCGTCTTCGCTGCGCAGCTTTTGCAGCAGCGCCAGGCCGCTGCTGTCGGGCAGCTGCAGGTCCAGCAGAATCAGGTCATAGGTGTTGTGTTGGACTTGCTGCAGGGCCTGCGCCGCATTGTGCGCATGGTCCAGTTGTACCCCTTCGCATAGGCTGCCCAGCGTCAGGCTGAGGCCGTCCAGGTAGATCTGGTGATCATCAATCAACAACAGCCGGGTATCCGGCGGCAGATTACTGCTCATGTTCGTCATCCTCGACAGCTGCCTTCATGCCGGAAGGCCGGGCAGACTTGTTATTTTTCACCTGGGTGATAATAAGCAACCCTGTCCGGCAGGTCTAGCAGC
This region includes:
- a CDS encoding ATP-binding response regulator, with the translated sequence MSNPTVTAATVIDEPALLAQERGFARLRFSAQLEPGFQLYLHAKMCARVKIVAISSISFMLFFMLLDYVYLPHWVSDYTLVVRMIGLLAICFALFYSNRVGKVAPNRAFAVSTLAYFCTGLMIAMVIIVARLAEVSIRVTHDGLYVVLLSGMFLLALPMRHAIVGSGAIVAVYLLAEYAIGSSRALVISNSIFLINFTIMGAFGAYLYEYMQRRAYLNEQLLEAARNRAERESQSKTRFLATASHDLRQPLHAMSLFIQHLYEQVDSPEASKTVARLADSTQLLQAMLNSLLDMSRLSVGMVRAQERSFNLEPWLQQLLDSLEPFASRRNIRLQLRCNKAYAVHSDPLLLERLIRNYLNNALIHAEASTVSIEVQRVDERLRIAVVDDGCGLAEADQERIYEEFTQLRNPARTLDKGVGLGLSICRQIVHLLEYPSGLQSHPGTGSRFWFDVPLGEWQLQTQAPQQQHAPTLSGQVALIENDRVSREAMQALLSAWGCIVWAFESAEEAIRGLQGITVDVLLTDYRLEGERNGLMLVRTLRDQAIFAGPAALVTADTSEDVTEAARLADVELLYKPVLPARLRRVVHNLLALRQ
- a CDS encoding response regulator; its protein translation is MSSNLPPDTRLLLIDDHQIYLDGLSLTLGSLCEGVQLDHAHNAAQALQQVQHNTYDLILLDLQLPDSSGLALLQKLRSEDAMVPVAVLTASNSPSDLDAALQLGAAGFISKTADGKTLLDAVTQLLYGVQVVIGDENRPLDRQSSARDVGITPRQLEILDLLAEGLPNKVICQRLSLSEDTVKTHLKALFTSLECHNRTECVSNARKLGLVSF